The following are from one region of the Geothermobacter ehrlichii genome:
- the fabZ gene encoding 3-hydroxyacyl-ACP dehydratase FabZ, with the protein MMDIRKIMELLPHRYPFLLVDRIIEVVPGKRVVGLKNVTINEPCFQGHFPEHPILPGVLIVEAMAQVGGVFALTSDNIGENKVSYFVGIDKARFRRPVRPGDTIRIEMEQVSVKRGIYTFAGKAYVDGKVVAEAQLMATFADK; encoded by the coding sequence ATGATGGATATCCGTAAAATCATGGAGCTGCTGCCGCACCGCTACCCGTTTTTGCTGGTTGACCGGATCATCGAGGTTGTTCCCGGCAAGAGGGTGGTCGGTTTGAAAAATGTCACTATCAATGAGCCCTGTTTTCAGGGGCATTTTCCTGAGCACCCCATTCTTCCCGGCGTGTTGATTGTCGAGGCCATGGCCCAGGTGGGAGGGGTGTTTGCTCTGACCAGTGACAATATCGGCGAGAACAAGGTGTCCTACTTTGTCGGGATCGACAAGGCACGCTTTCGCCGTCCGGTCCGTCCGGGCGACACCATCCGTATCGAAATGGAACAGGTCAGCGTCAAGCGGGGTATCTACACTTTTGCCGGCAAGGCCTATGTCGACGGCAAGGTGGTGGCTGAAGCGCAGCTGATGGCTACTTTTGCCGACAAATAA